The following proteins come from a genomic window of Oncorhynchus nerka isolate Pitt River unplaced genomic scaffold, Oner_Uvic_2.0 unplaced_scaffold_1___fragment_2___debris, whole genome shotgun sequence:
- the LOC115140093 gene encoding UPF0561 protein C2orf68 homolog, with protein sequence MEILRDDEEQELKYKRTGRLDMSHGFLHHIRRNQIARDDYDKQVKQANEHQRPRHTTTSRLPRRPDIQVYHPRRGNGSQPGVGAETEEWNESGSSTEPETHGTELFWLDYQADSGHVTSYIVLKEDKPERVVERVAEENVLDSTMRMALQARLRKEMDKRRNKR encoded by the exons ATGGAGATTTTGCGGGATGATGAAGAACAAGAGCTCAAATATAAACGCACGGGTCGTTTGGACATGAGCCACGGTTTCTTACACCACATTCGAAGGAACCAGATTGCCAG AGATGACTATGATAAGCAGGTGAAGCAGGCCAATGAGCATCAGAGGCCCAGGCACACCACTACCTCCCGACTCCCCCGACGACCAGACATCCAAGTGTACCATCCTCGACGTGGAA ATGGATCTCAGCCAGGAGTGGGTGCAGAGACTGAGGAGTGGAATGAGAGTGGATCCAGTACAGAGCCAGAGACCCATGGAACTGAGCTCTTCTGGCTGGACTACCAGGCTGACTCTGGCCATGTCACCTCCTACATCGTACTCAAG GAGGATAAGCCAGAGAGGGTGGTGGAGCGCGTAGCGGAGGAGAATGTTCTGGACTCCACCATGAGGATGGCACTGCAGGCCCGGCTTCGAAAAGAAATGGATAAACGGCGGAACAAACGCTAA
- the LOC115140092 gene encoding ubiquitin carboxyl-terminal hydrolase 39-like, which yields MVSVKREREIDLEGDEVPVKIGRSSEDRRSRHCPYLDTINRSVLDFDFEKLCSISLSHINVYACLICGKYFQGRGLKSHAYTHSVQFTHHVFLNLHTLKFYCLPDNYEIIDSSLEDITYVLKPTFTRQHISGLDKQGKLYRAYDGTTYLPGIVGLNNIKANDYANVVLQALSNVPPLRNYFLEEENYCGIRRPPGDIMFLLVQRFGELMRKLWNPRNFKAHVSPHEMLQAVVLCSKKNFQITKQGDAVDFLSWFMNALHGALGGTKKKPSSLTKVFQGSMRIFSKKLPHPDLPPEEKVALLLKEEYQEEMSDTTFLFLTLDLPTAPLYKDEKEQLIIPQVPLFNILAKFNGNTEKEYKTYKENFLKRFQLLKLPPYLIFCIKRFTKNNFFVEKNPTIVNFPITNVDLREYLTEEAQVTEKNTTYDLVANVVHDGKPTEGAYRIHVLHHGTGKWYELQDLQVTDILPQMITLSEAYIQIWKRRESEDDTTNHTGA from the exons ATGGTATCTGTAAAACGGGAGCGAGAAATTGACTTGGAAGGCGATGAAG TACCTGTGAAAATTGGCCGTTCGTCCGAGGACCGCAGAAGTCGCCATTGTCCCTACCTCGACACAATCAATAG GAGTGTACTGGACTTCGATTTTGAGAAGCTATGCTCCATTTCCCTCTCCCACATCAATGTATACGCCTGTCTCATCTGTGGGAAATACTTCCAAG GTAGAGGTCTGAAGTCCCATGCCTACACTCACAGTGTGCAGTTCACCCACCATGTGTTCCTCAATCTGCACACCCTCAAGTTCTACTGTCTACCAGATAACTACGAGATCATTGACTCATCGTTGGAAGACATCACG TATGTACTGAAGCCCACATTCACCAGACAGCACATCTCTGGATTGGATAAGCAGGGAAAGCTGTATCGAGCCTATGATGGCACCACCTATCTGCCTGGCATCGTAGGGCTCAACAACATCAAGGCTAATGACTACGCTAATGTGGTGCTGCAG GCCCTGTCCAATGTGCCCCCACTGCGGAACTACTTTTTGGAAGAGGAGAATTACTGCGGCATCCGTAGGCCGCCGGGTGACATCATGTTCCTGCTGGTGCAGCGATTCGGTGAGCTGATGCGCAAGCTGTGGAACCCACGGAACTTCAAGGCCCATGTGTCGCCCCACGAGATGTTGCAGGCCGTAGTGCTGTGCAGCAAGAAGAACTTCCAGATCACCAAGCAAG GGGATGCTGTGGACTTCCTGTCATGGTTCATGAATGCTCTGCACGGCGCACTGGGAGGAACCAAGAAGAAACCCT CAAGCCTTACCAAAGTGTTCCAGGGTTCCATGCGTATCTTCTCCAAGAAGCTTCCTCACCCAGATTTG ccaCCAGAAGAGAAGGTGGCTCTGCTTCTGAAGGAGGAGTACCAGGAGGAGATGTCTGACACCACCTTCCTCTTCTTGACCCTTGACCTCCCCACAGCTCCGCTGTACAAGGATGAGAAGGAGCAGCTCATCATCCCACAGGTCCCCCTCTTCAACATCCTGGCCAAGTTCAATGGCAACACAGAGAAG GAGTATAAAACATACAAAGAGAATTTCCTCAAGAGATTCCAGTTGCTAAAGCTGCCCCCCTATCTCATCTTCTGCATCAAGAGGTTTACCAAGAACaatttctttgtggagaagaaccCCACCATTGTCAACTTCCCCATCAC GAACGTAGACCTTCGTGAGTATCTGACAGAGGAAGCACAGGTCACAGAGAAGAACACAACCTATGACCTGGTGGCCAATGTGGTGCATGATGGGAAGCCCACTGAGGGGGCATACAGAATACATGTCCTGCATCAT GGCACTGGAAAGTGGTACGAGCTCCAGGACCTGCAGGTGACAGATATCCTGCCCCAGATGATCACACTGTCAGAGGCTTACATTCAG ATTTGGAAAAGAAGAGAGAGCGAAGATGACACAACTAACCACACTGGGGCGTGA